In Canis lupus dingo isolate Sandy chromosome 12, ASM325472v2, whole genome shotgun sequence, the following proteins share a genomic window:
- the GNL1 gene encoding guanine nucleotide-binding protein-like 1 yields the protein MPRKKPFSVKQKKKQLQDKRERKRGLQDGLRSSSNSRSGSRERREEQTDTSDGESMTHHIRRLNQQPSQGLGPRGYDANRYRLHFERDSREEVERRKRAAREQVLQPVSAELLELDIREVYQLGSVLDFPRRPPWSYEMSKEQLMSQEERSFQEYLGKIHGAYSSEKLSYFEHNLETWRQLWRVLEMSDIVLLITDIRHPVVNFPPALYEYVTGELGLALVLVLNKVDLAPPALVVAWKHYFHQHYPQLHIVLFTSFPRDPRTPQDPSSVLKKSRRRGRGWTRALGPEQLLRACEAITAGKVDLSSWREKIARDVAGATWGNGSGEEEEEEDGPAVLVEQQTDSAMEPTGPTQEHYKDGVVTIGCVGFPNVGKSSLINGLVGRKVVSVSRTPGHTRYFQTYFLTPSVKLCDCPGLIFPSLLPRQLQVLAGIYPIAQIQEPYTAVGYLASRIPVQVLLHLRHPEAKDPSAEHPWCAWDICEAWAEKRGYKTAKAARNDVYRAANSLLRLALDGRLSLCFHPPGYSEQKGTWESHPETTELVVLQGRVGPAGDEEEEEEEELSSSCEEEGEEDRDADEEGEGDEDTPTSAAGASLAARNPYALLGEDEC from the exons ATGCCGAGAAAGAAGCCCTTCAGCgtgaagcagaagaagaagcagttGCAGGACAAGCGGGAGCGGAAGCGAG GGCTCCAAGATGGGCTGCGATCCAGCTCCAACAGCCGCAGCGGGAGCCGGGAGCGGCGGGAGGAGCAGACCGACACCTCGGACGGAGAGTCCATGACCCACCATATCCGCAGGCTCAACCAGCAGCCTTCCCAGGGGCTGGGCCCTCGGGGCTACGATGCGAACCG ATACCGGCTGCATTTCGAGCGAGACAGCCGGGAGGAggtggaaaggaggaagagagcagCCCGAGAGCAAGTGCTACAGCCTGTCAGTGCTGAGCTGCTGGAACTGGATATCCGAGAGGTCTATCAGCTTGGCTCAG TCCTGGACTTTCCCCGTCGTCCTCCTTGGAGCTATGAGATGTCCAAAGAGCAGCTAATGAGCCAGGAGGAACGGAGCTTCCAGGAGTATCTTGGGAAGATTCATGGAGCTTACTCCTCTGAGAAACTCAGCTACTTTGAACATAATCTGGAG ACGTGGAGGCAGTTGTGGCGCGTGTTGGAGATGTCTGACATTGTCTTGCTTATCACTGATATCCGACATCCA GTTGTGAATTTCCCACCAGCACTTTATGAGTACGTGACTGGAGAACTTGGGTTGGCCTTGGTCTTGGTCCTGAACAAGGTGGATCTAGCCCCACCAGCTCTCGTGGTTGCCTGGAAGCATTATTTTCATCAACACTATCCTCAACTCCACATAGTCCTTTTTACCTCTTTCCCTCGGGACCCCCGCACCCCACAGGACCCTAGTAGCG TGTTGAAGAAGAGTCGGAGGCGGGGGAGAGGATGGACTCGGGCCCTGGGGCCAGAGCAGTTGCTGAGAGCCTGTGAAGCCATCACTGCAGGGAAAG TGGACTTAAGCAGCTGGCGGGAGAAGATTGCTCGAGATGTGGCTGGGGCCACCTGGGGAAAtggctctggggaggaggaggaggaagaggatgggcCTGCAGTGCTGGTGGAACAGCAGACTGACTCAGCAATGGAGCCAACCGGCCCGACCCAGGAGCACTACAAAGACGGGGTGGTGACCATCGGCTGTGTGG GTTTCCCTAATGTGGGCAAGTCCTCACTGATCAACGGGCTGGTGGGTAGAAAGGTTGTGAGTGTCTCCAGAACCCCCGGCCACACCCGATACTTTCAGACCTACTTTCTCACCCCCTCTGTGAAGCTCTGTGATTGCCCTGGACTCATATTCCCATCCCTTCTTCCCAGGCAGTTACAG GTTCTGGCAGGGATCTACCCCATTGCCCAAATCCAGGAGCCGTACACCGCTGTGGGCTACCTGGCCTCTCGAATCCCTGTGCAGGTCCTGCTCCACCTGCGCCACCCAGAGGCCAAGGATCCCTCAGCAGAACACCCCTGGTGTGCCTGGGACATCTGTGAAG cctGGGCAGAGAAGCGTGGTTATAAGACAGCTAAGGCAGCCCGGAACGATGTGTACAGAGCAGCCAATAGCCTCCTACGACTGGCACTGGATGGCCGCCTCAGCCTATGTTTTCATCCCCCGGGCTACAGTGAACAGAAAG GCACTTGGGAGTCCCATCCAGAGACCACAGAGCTGGTGGTTttgcagggcagggtggggccaGCAGGTgacga
- the PRR3 gene encoding proline-rich protein 3 isoform X2 translates to MPKRKKQNQQQPPPPQQPQLPERGETGDEEDGSPIGPPSLLGPPPMANGKPGDPKSALHRGPPGSRGPMIPPLLSLPPPPRGRGPIRGGLGPRCGPYGRGWWGANTEPPFPGPGHGGPSRGGFHKEQRNPRRLKSWSLIKNTCPPKDGPQVMEDKSNRPVCRHFAKKGHCRYEDLCAFYHPGVNGPPL, encoded by the exons ATGCCCAAACGAAAGAAGCAGAATCAGCAGCAGCCGCCGCCTCCGCAACAGCCCCAGCTGCCAGAGCGGGGGGAGACTGGAGACGAGGAGGATGGGAGTCCCATCG GACCACCTAGCCTTCTGGGCCCTCCCCCCATGGCCAATGGAAAGCCTGGTGATCCCAAGTCAG ctCTTCACAGAGGTCCTCCAGGATCAAGGGGACCAATGATTCCACCACTGCTgagcctcccacctcctcccaggggCAGAGGCCCAATCCGGGGAGGCCTGGGTCCCAGGTGCGGCCCATATGGTCGTGGCTGGTGGGGGGCCAATACTGAACCTCCTTTTCCTGGACCAGGCCATGGGGGTCCTTCCAGAGGAGGCTTTCACAAAGAGCAGAGAAATCCCCGAAGGCTCAAAAGTTGGTCTCTTATCAAAAATACCTGCCCACCCAAGGATGGCCCCCAAGTTATGGAAG ACAAATCCAACCGCCCCGTCTGCCGACACTTTGCCAAAAAGGGCCACTGTCGATATGAGGACCTCTGTGCCTTCTATCACCCAGGCGTCAATGGACCTCCTCTGTGA
- the PRR3 gene encoding proline-rich protein 3 isoform X1 gives MPKRKKQNQQQPPPPQQPQLPERGETGDEEDGSPIGPPSLLGPPPMANGKPGDPKSAPNWNPPTCPPSVEWINKLLCVHAMGYYTAMKMNELLLQATWMNLTNTVLSERSQTEKNADSLHRGPPGSRGPMIPPLLSLPPPPRGRGPIRGGLGPRCGPYGRGWWGANTEPPFPGPGHGGPSRGGFHKEQRNPRRLKSWSLIKNTCPPKDGPQVMEDKSNRPVCRHFAKKGHCRYEDLCAFYHPGVNGPPL, from the exons ATGCCCAAACGAAAGAAGCAGAATCAGCAGCAGCCGCCGCCTCCGCAACAGCCCCAGCTGCCAGAGCGGGGGGAGACTGGAGACGAGGAGGATGGGAGTCCCATCG GACCACCTAGCCTTCTGGGCCCTCCCCCCATGGCCAATGGAAAGCCTGGTGATCCCAAGTCAG ccccaaactggaatcCACCCACATGTCCACCatcagtagaatggataaataagttgttgtgtgtgcatgcaatGGGATACTACACTGCAATGAAAATGAACGAACTCCTGCTACAGgcaacctggatgaatctcacaaacacgGTGTTGAGCGAAAGGagccagacagaaaagaatgcagact ctCTTCACAGAGGTCCTCCAGGATCAAGGGGACCAATGATTCCACCACTGCTgagcctcccacctcctcccaggggCAGAGGCCCAATCCGGGGAGGCCTGGGTCCCAGGTGCGGCCCATATGGTCGTGGCTGGTGGGGGGCCAATACTGAACCTCCTTTTCCTGGACCAGGCCATGGGGGTCCTTCCAGAGGAGGCTTTCACAAAGAGCAGAGAAATCCCCGAAGGCTCAAAAGTTGGTCTCTTATCAAAAATACCTGCCCACCCAAGGATGGCCCCCAAGTTATGGAAG ACAAATCCAACCGCCCCGTCTGCCGACACTTTGCCAAAAAGGGCCACTGTCGATATGAGGACCTCTGTGCCTTCTATCACCCAGGCGTCAATGGACCTCCTCTGTGA
- the PRR3 gene encoding proline-rich protein 3 isoform X3, which yields MGYYTAMKMNELLLQATWMNLTNTVLSERSQTEKNADSLHRGPPGSRGPMIPPLLSLPPPPRGRGPIRGGLGPRCGPYGRGWWGANTEPPFPGPGHGGPSRGGFHKEQRNPRRLKSWSLIKNTCPPKDGPQVMEDKSNRPVCRHFAKKGHCRYEDLCAFYHPGVNGPPL from the exons atGGGATACTACACTGCAATGAAAATGAACGAACTCCTGCTACAGgcaacctggatgaatctcacaaacacgGTGTTGAGCGAAAGGagccagacagaaaagaatgcagact ctCTTCACAGAGGTCCTCCAGGATCAAGGGGACCAATGATTCCACCACTGCTgagcctcccacctcctcccaggggCAGAGGCCCAATCCGGGGAGGCCTGGGTCCCAGGTGCGGCCCATATGGTCGTGGCTGGTGGGGGGCCAATACTGAACCTCCTTTTCCTGGACCAGGCCATGGGGGTCCTTCCAGAGGAGGCTTTCACAAAGAGCAGAGAAATCCCCGAAGGCTCAAAAGTTGGTCTCTTATCAAAAATACCTGCCCACCCAAGGATGGCCCCCAAGTTATGGAAG ACAAATCCAACCGCCCCGTCTGCCGACACTTTGCCAAAAAGGGCCACTGTCGATATGAGGACCTCTGTGCCTTCTATCACCCAGGCGTCAATGGACCTCCTCTGTGA